One genomic region from Streptomyces sp. NBC_00457 encodes:
- a CDS encoding transcriptional regulator: MAARPLVARQPNERLQALIQEAGCSNAGLARRVNMCGAEHGLDLRYDKTSVARWLRGQQPRGRAPAIIAEALGRKLGRTVTIDEIGMANGKNLASGVGLQFSPTVLGAIEQVCELWRSDVGRRDFLSGSSVAVSALVEPSRDWLISSPDSQVARSAGPRVGESDVAAVKAMTQALVDLDHQYGSGHVRPVVVHYLNSVVSGLLAGSYREAVGRELFAAVARLTELAGYMAIDTGQPGLAQRYYIQALRLAQAAGDRAYGGYVLAASMSHLAAQLGNPREIAQLARAAQEGARGRVTPRAEAMFYAAEARGHALMGDARSAHAASGRAVSALESADPSSGDDPTWIAHFDEAYLADELAHCHRDLGQAEAAAQRAEECLSALPESRARRRAIGYVLLATAQVQQREVEQAVHTGLKAVELLETLRSNRGAEYLEDFQQRLEPFRDEPVVREFGARLDVQAAAA; this comes from the coding sequence ATGGCCGCAAGGCCTCTCGTCGCGCGGCAGCCGAACGAACGGCTGCAGGCGCTCATTCAAGAAGCGGGTTGCTCCAACGCAGGGCTGGCCCGCCGAGTGAACATGTGCGGTGCCGAACACGGCCTCGACCTGCGCTACGACAAGACGTCCGTCGCCCGCTGGCTGCGCGGACAGCAGCCACGCGGACGCGCTCCGGCGATCATCGCCGAGGCGCTGGGGCGCAAGCTGGGCCGTACGGTCACGATCGACGAGATCGGCATGGCCAACGGCAAGAACCTCGCCTCGGGCGTCGGCCTCCAGTTCTCGCCGACGGTACTGGGAGCCATCGAGCAGGTCTGTGAGCTGTGGCGCAGCGACGTCGGCCGGCGGGACTTCCTGTCCGGCTCGTCCGTCGCCGTGTCCGCGCTCGTGGAGCCGAGCCGGGACTGGCTGATCTCCTCGCCCGACTCGCAGGTGGCGCGCTCGGCGGGCCCGCGGGTGGGGGAGTCCGACGTGGCGGCCGTGAAGGCCATGACCCAGGCGCTGGTCGACCTGGACCACCAGTACGGCAGCGGGCATGTGCGCCCGGTGGTCGTGCACTACCTGAACAGCGTGGTCTCCGGTCTGCTGGCGGGGTCGTACCGGGAGGCCGTGGGGCGTGAACTGTTCGCCGCGGTGGCCCGTTTGACGGAGCTGGCGGGCTATATGGCCATCGACACCGGGCAGCCGGGCCTGGCCCAGCGCTACTACATCCAGGCGCTGCGGCTCGCGCAGGCGGCGGGCGACCGGGCGTACGGCGGGTATGTGCTCGCCGCGTCCATGAGCCATCTCGCCGCGCAGCTCGGAAACCCGCGGGAGATCGCGCAGTTGGCGCGGGCGGCGCAGGAGGGGGCGCGGGGTCGCGTGACCCCGCGCGCGGAGGCCATGTTCTACGCGGCCGAGGCCCGGGGGCACGCGTTGATGGGGGACGCGCGGTCCGCCCACGCGGCGTCGGGGCGTGCGGTGAGCGCGCTGGAGTCGGCCGACCCGTCCTCCGGCGACGACCCGACCTGGATCGCCCACTTCGACGAGGCCTATCTGGCCGACGAGTTGGCGCACTGCCACCGTGACCTGGGGCAGGCCGAGGCGGCGGCTCAGCGGGCCGAGGAGTGTCTGTCCGCGCTGCCCGAGTCGCGGGCGCGGCGCCGGGCGATCGGTTACGTCCTGCTGGCGACCGCACAGGTCCAGCAGCGCGAGGTCGAACAGGCCGTGCATACGGGGCTGAAGGCCGTGGAGCTGCTGGAGACCCTGCGCTCCAACCGGGGCGCCGAGTATCTGGAGGACTTCCAGCAGCGGCTGGAGCCGTTCCGGGACGAGCCGGTGGTAAGGGAGTTCGGGGCGCGGCTGGATGTGCAGGCGGCGGCGGCGTGA